One part of the Schistocerca piceifrons isolate TAMUIC-IGC-003096 chromosome 2, iqSchPice1.1, whole genome shotgun sequence genome encodes these proteins:
- the LOC124776032 gene encoding proline-rich protein 2-like — MRATVAALLLCLVVSACRSQETPPGPPGPTEGLQSTGPPGPPTGGPDPTGQPTGAPGTLTGGPEPTGPPGTPTGGPEPIGQPTGGPQPTGGPQPTGGPQPTEGPQPTGSPGPPGPPSRVLCGF; from the exons ATGAGGGCGACAGTGGCAGCTCTCCTCCTGTGTCTTGTG GTGTCAGCATGCCGCAGTCAGGAGACTCCACCTGGCCCTCCTGGACCAACTGAGGGGCTACAATCAACTGGACCACCTGGACCACCAACTGGAGGTCCTGACCCGACAGGCCAACCAACTGGAGCACCAGGCACACTAACTGGAGGTCCTGAACCAACTGGACCACCTGGCACACCAACTGGGGGTCCTGAACCAATAGGTCAACCCACTGGAGGTCCTCAACCAACTGGAGGGCCCCAACCAACTGGTGGACCACAGCCTACTGAAGGCCCACAGCCTACTGGCTCACCAGGTCCACCAGGACCGCCGTCTAGGGTACTTTGTGGTTTCTGA